Proteins encoded together in one Candidatus Hydrogenedentota bacterium window:
- a CDS encoding NAD-dependent epimerase/dehydratase family protein: MESVDQLEDVMTRPSPGLVEAMRALKGDIVILGVGGKMGPTLAMLAARAVEESGVTRGITAVSTFSQGAVRERLESCGIATHKADLLAPGAIDALPDAENVVYMIGRKFGSTGAEWDTWGTNVLATGLAARRYATARVVAFSSGNVYPFVPVDGGGATETTLPDPVGEYAMSGLGRERMWDYASHHYGTRVLHYRLNYAVELRYGVILDVAQKVWKGETIDVTMGYANCIWQGYANSVALQCLALATSPPAVLNVTGLERISIRDLATRMGGLLGKKPNIVGAEAPTALLSNATKCHDLFGPPDVSIDTLCHWIAHWIASGGKTLAKPTHFETRDGKF; this comes from the coding sequence ATTGAATCCGTAGACCAACTGGAAGACGTAATGACGCGGCCATCGCCCGGCCTCGTCGAAGCCATGCGCGCGCTGAAGGGCGACATCGTCATCCTCGGCGTCGGCGGGAAGATGGGCCCCACGCTCGCCATGCTCGCTGCGCGCGCCGTCGAGGAGTCCGGCGTTACGCGCGGCATCACCGCCGTATCGACGTTTTCGCAGGGCGCCGTGCGCGAGCGGCTCGAATCCTGCGGCATCGCGACCCACAAGGCCGATCTTCTCGCGCCCGGCGCAATTGACGCGCTCCCCGACGCCGAAAACGTGGTCTACATGATCGGACGCAAGTTCGGATCGACCGGCGCCGAGTGGGACACCTGGGGCACAAACGTCCTCGCGACGGGGCTCGCCGCGCGCAGATACGCGACGGCGCGCGTCGTCGCGTTCTCGTCGGGCAACGTGTATCCCTTTGTGCCGGTCGACGGCGGCGGCGCGACCGAAACCACGCTTCCCGATCCCGTTGGCGAATACGCCATGTCCGGCCTGGGCCGCGAGCGCATGTGGGACTACGCGTCGCACCACTACGGCACCCGCGTGTTGCACTATCGCCTGAACTACGCGGTCGAGTTGCGCTATGGCGTGATTCTCGACGTCGCGCAGAAAGTATGGAAGGGCGAAACGATCGACGTCACCATGGGCTACGCAAACTGCATCTGGCAAGGCTACGCGAATTCCGTTGCGCTGCAATGTCTTGCACTCGCAACATCGCCCCCGGCGGTTCTAAATGTCACCGGACTCGAACGAATCTCAATTCGCGACCTCGCGACACGCATGGGCGGCCTATTGGGGAAGAAACCGAACATCGTAGGCGCCGAGGCGCCCACGGCCCTCCTCAGCAACGCCACAAAATGCCATGACCTGTTCGGACCGCCGGACGTATCGATCGATACGCTGTGTCACTGGATTGCACACTGGATCGCTTCCGGTGGAAAGACCCTCGCGAAACCAACCCACTTCGAAACGCGCGACGGGAAGTTCTAA